From one Solanum stenotomum isolate F172 chromosome 12, ASM1918654v1, whole genome shotgun sequence genomic stretch:
- the LOC125849187 gene encoding uncharacterized protein LOC125849187, translating into MSGVRKGPPKHQNKVAWKPNAGIKINETEVGGKFRPLSEITGVCLRCRDQIDWKRKYGKYKAITEPAKCQKCSKRNVRQAYHNLCNGCAKEHKVCAKCSCRVGQVVGRDVSEVEAEKKALEEAIKNARERDRRSLLRAMNKGKSQGSEKNLTQDDMKVGELNTASSLEEYAEVSHDDEEDDEDQVI; encoded by the exons ATGAGCGGCGTAAGAAAAGGGCCGCCGAAGCATCAGAACAAAGTCGCCTGGAAACCTAACGCCGGTATCAAAATCAATGAAACG GAAGTGGGTGGAAAATTTAGGCCTCTCTCAGAAATAACAGGAGTATGTCTTCGTTGTAGAGATCAAATTGATTGGAAGCGCAAGTATGGAAAATACAAAGCCATTACTGAACCTGCTAAGTG TCAGAAGTGTTCGAAAAGAAACGTGCGTCAAGCTTACCACAATCTCTGCAATG GCTGTGCAAAGGAGCATAAAGTATGTGCCAAGTGTTCATGTCGTGTTGGTCAAGTGGTTGGAAG AGATGTTTCAGAAGTAGAGGCTGAGAAAAAAGCTCTTGAGGAG GCTATCAAGAATGCTCGAGAACGGGATAGGCGGTCACTTCTACGTGCT ATGAACAAAGGGAAGTCACAGGGTTCAGAGAAAAACCTAACTCAAGATGACATGAAGGTTGGTGAACTGAATACAGCATCATCACTTGAGGAATATGCGGAGGTAAGCCATGATGATGAGGAGGATGATGAAGATCAAGTTATTTGA